From Musa acuminata AAA Group cultivar baxijiao chromosome BXJ3-8, Cavendish_Baxijiao_AAA, whole genome shotgun sequence, one genomic window encodes:
- the LOC103996155 gene encoding protein LONGIFOLIA 2-like, with protein MTPGVGNGVAQEQRLERQIDRQMGCMAGFLQIFDRHHVLPGRRHYSTRRLATCSTAGSTSPSERSEASSSSFLKESHPPPSSPEACSENRAAAETPGQRTLPLPFPVFEAKDGARTTWRLREGPRLSLDSRAVVDAKGKLRPREIRTAVPVPSGDQSDASEAADEQRRSPSVVVRLMGLDALPSVGGVCRTELDLAELRRSASESRVRRDPSYYGFMDAGSFHKRPPLPCEAAPISTKEFFKTVNLAQFRLNETKKLEPTPRTNSLPPLHRKSFFDAEDFFPEPKQSGTLYIEIEKRLRMRGIDEPARDLDTLKQILEALHLRGLLHSKPRDSSATGHRTLIYDYQSQIPSDAPIVIMKPASKPPQRPWSEPLPPRPGSCRQSAPPVRRERGTVDRSIKGGNERRNRALRSPESPSSPVQRRHLNAVAQKSAQPQRRMSTVSSPRSSPKRTGPDPLAVRSPRSRRPTADASPRERVCPPAEDDATTIISGSSICASPQLDFERSGRRLLERCDKLLHSIAAFTGAEQDTATDQQPSPVSVLDSLSYLGEEVSPSPSPLAKRSIDFKDQVADDWEEEHWSSAASTNHGCGVDGPDMADEDYAYVRDVLRASDRYGDASDAVYAILEKRRCRRQAPDKSKTACLHHRLVFDTVAEILERKRHVSPWDAFSRAGGEEEALPKVWAEFRRVRVQEAADDHEGAACGAVRKDIAAGRADGWAQPAAEMSDAVLHIERLIFKDLVAETIRDLADAGCAAERRPLLPRRKLVF; from the exons ATGACGCCCGGCGTCGGCAATGGGGTAGCCCAGGAGCAGCGCCTCGAGCGGCAGATCGACAGGCAGATGGGGTGCATGGCTGGGTTCCTCCAGATATTCGACCGCCACCACGTCCTCCCCGGAAGGCGCCACTACTCCACCCGCCGCCTCGCCACCTGCTCG ACTGCCGGATCGACGTCGCCGTCCGAGAGATCGGAGGCTTCGTCCTCGTCGTTCTTGAAGGAGAGCCACCCGCCGCCGTCGTCGCCAGAGGCCTGCTCGGAGAACCGCGCCGCGGCGGAGACGCCGGGGCAGCGGACGCTTCCGCTGCCATTCCCGGTCTTCGAGGCCAAGGACGGGGCGAGGACCACCTGGAGGCTCCGCGAAGGTCCAAGGCTCTCTCTCGACAGCCGCGCGGTGGTCGACGCAAAGGGCAAGCTCCGCCCCCGGGAGATCCGGACGGCTGTTCCGGTCCCCTCCGGGGACCAGTCTGACGCTTCTGAGGCGGCGGACGAGCAGCGTCGTTCCCCAAGTGTCGTCGTGCGGCTAATGGGGCTCGACGCCCTGCCCAGCGTCGGCGGCGTCTGTAGAACAGAGTTGGACCTGGCTGAACTCCGGCGATCTGCCTCCGAGTCCCGGGTTCGGAGAGACCCGTCGTACTACGGGTTCATGGACGCGGGCTCATTCCACAAGAGGCCGCCATTGCCATGCGAGGCCGCCCCGATCTCCACCAAGGAGTTCTTTAAGACGGTGAATCTGGCCCAGTTCAGGCTCAATGAGACAAAGAAGCTCGAGCCGACGCCAAGAACGAACTCTCTCCCGCCGCTCCACCGGAAAAGCTTCTTCGATGCGGAGGACTTCTTCCCGGAGCCTAAGCAGTCAGGAACTCTCTATATCGAGATCGAGAAGCGGCTAAGGATGCGAGGAATCGACGAACCGGCGAGGGATTTGGACACTCTGAAACAAATCCTGGAGGCGCTCCATTTGAGGGGGCTTCTCCATTCCAAACCCCGTGATAGCAGCGCCACCGGCCATCGAACTCTCATCTACGATTACCAGAGCCAGATCCCCAGCGACGCCCCGATCGTCATCATGAAGCCGGCTTCGAAGCCACCGCAGCGTCCGTGGAGCGAGCCGCTGCCGCCCAGACCCGGCTCCTGTCGCCAGAGTGCTCCGCCAGTCCGCCGCGAGCGGGGGACGGTCGATCGGAGCATCAAGGGAGGAAACGAGCGGAGGAATCGAGCGCTTAGGTCGCCCGAGAGCCCGAGCTCGCCGGTGCAGAGGAGACATTTAAATGCGGTGGCCCAGAAGAGCGCGCAGCCCCAGCGGAGAATGTCGACCGTCAGTTCTCCAAGGTCGAGTCCAAAGAGGACGGGACCGGATCCGCTGGCCGTCCGATCGCCGAGGAGCCGGAGGCCAACGGCGGATGCGTCACCTAGGGAGAGGGTTTGCCCGCCGGCAGAGGACGACGCCACAACTATCATTTCTGGGAGTAGCATCTGTGCCTCCCCTCAATTAGACTTCGAG AGATCGGGGCGAAGGTTATTGGAGCGGTGCGACAAGCTACTACATAGCATTGCGGCGTTCACGGGGGCGGAGCAGGACACCGCGACGGACCAGCAGCCGAGCCCCGTGTCGGTGCTCGACTCGTTGTCCTACCTCGGCGAGGAGGTCTCACCCTCGCCTTCGCCCCTCGCCAAGCGCTCCATCGACTTCAAAG ATCAAGTGGCGGACGACTGGGAAGAGGAGCATTGGTCTTCCGCGGCGTCGACGAATCATGGGTGCGGAGTCGATGGGCCCGACATGGCGGACGAGGATTACGCTTACGTACGCGACGTCCTCCGCGCGTCCGACCGCTACGGCGACGCCTCCGACGCCGTGTACGCGATCCTGGAGAAGCGCCGATGCCGCCGCCAGGCCCCCGACAAGTCCAAGACCGCTTGCCTCCACCACCGCCTCGTCTTCGACACCGTGGCCGAGATCCTGGAACGCAAGCGCCACGTGTCGCCCTGGGACGCCTTCTCGCGCGCCGGGGGAGAGGAGGAAGCGCTGCCGAAGGTGTGGGCGGAGTTCCGACGCGTCCGGGTGCAGGAGGCCGCGGATGACCACGAGGGGGCCGCGTGCGGGGCCGTGCGGAAGGACATCGCCGCGGGGCGCGCCGACGGGTGGGCCCAGCCGGCCGCCGAGATGTCCGACGCCGTCCTCCACATCGAGCGGCTGATCTTCAAGGACCTCGTTGCCGAGACCATCCGCGACCTCGCCGACGCCGGCTGCGCGGCAGAGCGCCGTCCCCTTCTCCCCCGCCGCAAGCTCGTCTTCTGA